TCCATACGATGAGCTGTGTGCCCGCGCGGGCCAGATTGAGCGCCATGGGCTGTCCCATGACACCCAGGCCGATGAAACCGATGTCCATATGTGCCTCCATCCCATGCTGTGGCCTCGTGCGCGACGCGGCGAGTGCGTTGCTTTTGCCGTTCGTATCGTACGAGTGCCTGGCTTCGTACTTCATACGCACGGCATCCGCTCAGGATGGTAGGCCCGGGTGGCGTGTATCGTCTTGAACGATTGTGCAGCGCACGCGCCGCGTTCGCGGCGACGCCAAGACCTCTGAGGGACCGCTTTACGGCCGCTTTAAGGCCGCTTCGCGGCCTGCTGAAATGCAGGACGGGTGCAGCAGCGGTCGAGCCAGTTCGAGACGTTGGGCCGCTTCTCTCGCTCGAAACGCCGCACAACACTGATCACGCTTGCAACGTTGAGATCGGCCGCGGAGAACGCGGTTCCGACCAGCCATTCCGATCTGGCCAGCGCCCGTTCCAGGTGGTCTAGCGGACCCTGCATCTGCGCTGCGGCCGAGGCCGCGAGCGCGGCGTCGCGCGCCGCTTCCGGGAGCCAGTAGGTATGCGACGCCCACTGCGTATAAGCGGTTTCGAGGGAGGTGGCGACCCACAGTGTCCATTGCAGGGTCAACGCCTGATCTTTCGCGTTGCCGGGCCACAGCATGCCGGACTTTTGCGCGAGATAGAGGTTGATGGCTAGCGATTCCGCAAGGACGAAGCCGTCGTCGGAGATGGAGGGGATCGTACCGGCCGGATTCACCAGTCGATATGCGGCGTTTTGCCGACAGTCCCGCCAGTCGAGCGGCTCGTGGTCGAATTCGAGGCCGAGCTCGGTTGCCATCCAGAGAACACGTAAAGCGCGCGAGCGGCTGGTGCCGTAAATGATCAAGGACATGAATCGTCAGATGCCGAATGAATGGGTTCGAATGGGCTTCTACGAGTATGGCATTGCGCGATCTTTGGCTGCAACTGTGAGCGATGGGTCAAGCCGTGCTCCGTCCTGGCGTCTCGTGCTTCGGCGCGCGGTTCACCCGGTCCCCATAAGGGTTTTCTCGATGCAATGCGTGGCCGGAGCCAATCCCGGAAGGCGCTCTGCGGTTGGAAAATCCATGCCGCGCAGATCGCCGATAAGAAAAAGAGATGGCAATTGCGACTGGTTTGATAGGCGGCCCTGGGGGCTTCGGGCCTAGAATCAAAAACTGCTCAAAGCGTTTGGGCAGGTGGCGTCATCGCAATCAAGGGCCTCGAAGAGCTCACGATGGAGCCGCCCCAAAGGAGACAAAGAATGCTGAAGTGGTTCACCGAATTATCCGCGCCCGAGAAGCGCACCTTCTGGGCATGCTTCAGCGGGTGGGGCCTCGACGCCATGGACACCCAGATGTATGCCCTCGCCATTCCAACCCTCATTGCGCTATGGGGCATGACGCGAGGACAGGCAGGGCTGCTGGGCACGACGGTGCTGATCATGGCGGCACTCGGAGGCTGGGGTGCCGGCATTCTCTCCGACCGTTATGGACGCGTGCGGATCCTGCAACTCACCATCTTGTGGTTTTCCGCCTTCACCCTGCTGTCCGCCTTCACGAATTCGTTCTGGCAACTGATGGTGACGCGCAGTTTGCAAGGCATCGGTTTTGGTGGCGAATGGGCCGTCGGCGCGGTGCTGATCAGCGAGACCATCAACCGCGAAGTGCGCGGACGGGTGGTGGGTGCGCTGCAAGCGGGCTGGGCACTCGGCTATGGCGTCGCGGTGCTGCTGTCCACAATCATGTTCGACTATCTGCCGCCCGCTATCGCATGGCGCGTTCTGTTTGGCCTCGGCATTTTCCCCGCTGTGCTGGTGCTGTGGATCCGGCGCAATATCCAGGAAGCGCCTGTTTATGCAAAGACCCGCGCGCAGCACAAAGGCAAAACGAGCGTATGGGATGTGTTTTCCGCGCCGCTACGTGGCACGACGCTCAAGGCGATCCTCCTCACGTTCGGCATCTATGGCGGCAACTATGTGATGATCACGTGGCTGCCGGCGTACCTGAAACTGGCCTTGCATCTGTCGATCAACAGCATCGGCGGCTACCTTGCGTTGAATATCCTCGGCTCCTTCGCCGGTGCGTTTCTGAACGGCTGGATGGCCGATCGCCTGGGACGCCGCTACACGTTCATCACGATCGCCTGCTGCCAGGCGGTGGCGGTAGCGATCTACACGTTTGCACCGATCAGCCTGACTGTGACGCTGTTCTTCGGCTTCCTGCTAGGCACCTTGCAATCGGGGACGGCGGCCGGCACGGGGGCTTATATTGCGGAGCTGTTTCCGACCAGCATCCGCGGCTCGGCACAGGGCCTGTGCGGCAACGCCGGCCGTGCACTCGGCGCGGTGATGCCGACGCTGGTCGGCGTGCTGAGTGCAAAGGTGCCGCTGGGTGCCGCGATGGGATTGTGCGCGGCGCTGTCGTACTTTCTGGTCGTGGCGGCCGCATGGATGCTGCCGGAGACGCGTGGTCGCGATCTGGCCGACGTGGCCGATCCCACGGAGCATACGGCGCACGCCTCGCGACCGGGCGAGGCGCACTCCTGAGGGTGTCCTCGCCGGTGGCGCTGGGTGACGGTTAGCCGTTGGCTTCCGTTTGCGCGGCGGACACGATCGTAATCGAAAACCCGTCCCAGCCTTTTGCGCCGACCGTCTGCACCGCGGTGCTGTCGGCGCCCGGCGTTGCGGCGAGCATCTTGAAGAACGAGCGGATACCCACGATATCCGGCTCCTGATTGGCCGGGTCGCCGAGCCTGCCGCTGCGAACCACGTTGTCCGCTACGATGACCGTGCCCGGTCGCGATAGTTGTAGCGTGAGCCGCAGGTAGTCGGGATAGCTGCTCTTGTCCGCATCGATAAAGATGAAGTCGAACGGCGGCGTCTTGCTGCGGATCAGTTCTTCGAGGCTCTCGGCTGCGAGGCCCGTGAGCACCGAGACCTTGCCGGACAAACCCGCTGCGGCGAGGTTCGCTCTCGCGACATCGGCGTAGTCCGGATTGGCTTCCAGCGAAACCATCGCGCCATCCGCAGGAAGCGCTCGCGCGAGCCAGATGGCGCTGTATCCGCCGAGCGTGCCGATCTCGAGAATCCTGCGCGCCCCGTGTATCTTCGCAAGCAAGTGGAGAAACTTGCCTTGATTCGGCGCGACGCTGATGGCGCGAAGGCCGGCCTTCGCGCTGGCGTCAAGCGCGGCTTCGAGTGCCGCGTCGGATTTGACGAGCTCGCGAGAAAAGTAGTCGTCTACGGTGTTCCAGAGTTCGGTCGCCATGAGGTTCTCCGTGCCTGGGAAATGGGGCGATGCGGGGGTGTACGGGCTGCCATACGCTTGCCAGTGTAAGGCGTTTTCGCATCCCCGGCACGGTGCCCATCTCTCCCCCGCTTACCAATGCGGAGCCGCATCCCTGAGCCGGTTAGCCCGATGCTGCCGCATGATCAGCAGCATCACGACGATCACGAACGAACTGAATATCACAATGATCGTGGTGATGGACACATGAAACCAGACCAGGACGGTGTACAGGCACAGGGTCACGAGGATGGACAGATTTTCGTTGAAGTTCTGAACGGCAATCGAATGTCCCGCGGAGAGCAGGACATGGCCGCGATGCTGGAGCACGGCATTCATCGGGACAACGAAGAACCCGGACAAGGCGCCGATGCAGGCCAAAAACACGCATGCAATCGCAATGTAGGCGGGGGCATGGTAAGGGCCGATGCGAACAACCCACGTGGCCGGCACCAGATCGTGCGAGAAGAACGCCATCATGAGGATCGAGCCGCCAATGGCCAGTCCCACAGGCAGCGTATTCAAGGCGCGCCGCAGCGGAATCTTCGCTGCGGCGACGACCGCGCCCACCGCCACGCCGATCGCGACGAACGCCTGCAATATCGAGGCTTGCGACAACGACAGTCCCAGCGAATGTTGAGCCCATTGCAGCACGATGAATTGCAGGGTCTGGGCCGCGCCCCACAGGAGCGTCGTGACGGCGAGAGAAATTTGCCCGATACGGTCGGTCCACAACACCGTAAAGCAGTTGGCAAAATCCTGCGCGAGGCGAATGGGGCCGTGCTGCTGTGGCGGATAGCGAACGCCCGTGTCCGGAATCCGCAGGTTAAAGACGGCTGCCACCAGGTAGATGACGGTGATGATCAGGATGGCCGCTCTGGGGGCGTGGCCCGTGAACGGCATCGGGTGGTGAATCATGTGTTGAACGATATGCGGACTGATCAGGATGCCGCCGCATACCGTGCCGAGGACGATCGACAGCACCGTGGTGCCTTCCATCCAGCCGTTGGCGGCGACCAGCCGGTCCGGCGGCAGGAGCTCGGTGAGGATGCCGTATTTCGCAGGCGAGTAGGCCGCCGCTCCCAGTCCGACGATACCGTATGAAATCAGCGGCGGAACGCCGGCCAGCATGGCGACGCAACCCACTACCTTGACCAGGTTTGTGCCGAACATGACGCGTCCCTTGGGGAACGCATCCGCGAAGGCCCCGACGAACGCTGCCAACGCCACATAGGACAGCACGAAGAACAGCTTGAGAACAGGCGTCATCCAGGGCGGCGCATGTTGCTCGGTGAGCAGGGCGATGGCGGCGATAAGCAGCGCGTTGTCGGCAAGCGAAGAGAAGAACTGCGCGGCAATAATCGTGTAGAAGCCTCGTTTCATGCGCGTCCGGCGTCAAATAAGCCTGGCATGCAGAAAGAGTGCGTTGCTTCGGAAGGGGCGGTTTTCATGGCCGTTATTTCTCTCGTGGATTCCGCCTGCCATAGTCGCCGACGCGGTAAAGCACAGCCACTGCCGCGGTAGCCATGACCGCGGACGTAATGTCTTTCCAGTAGGGGATGTCGATGCCCGGTTGTAAAACCTGGACAAACAACGTTGCCAGAAGCGCTGCAACAAAAATCCGGGCATCGCGCATTGGTGCACTCCCATCGGATATCAGTGCCGTTGGGCATGATACCGCATGCAATCCGGATGATTGTCGATGTCAGCCACGCGCGCCGGTTGCCGCCGCCAGGCCGAAGAGGCTCGCGGCTCGTCTGCGGCGCGCGTTAGCGAAGCCCGCAAGGCCTGCTAACGCGCGGCAAAAAGCGAAGGATTTCGCTTAGTTCGAAACGTACGCCACGTAAGGGCCGGTGCCGCCTCCTGTCGAAGTGGCGCCCGTGAAGCCGTAGTACACATGCCGGCCATAGAAGAACGGCAGACCGAAGTCCAGCGTGCCGCTCGAGTACGCGCCCAGGTCGTTGAACGCGTTGTTCCCCGATGCGCTCAGCGTGAAGCCGTTCGCAATGTTGAAGCCGACCGTCGCCGTGCCCGAGTTGCCCGTGAACAGCGTGGCGGTACGGCCCACCGTCGCGGTCGGGATATACAGCGAGCTGTTGCTGCTGCTGGCGTGCGGGATCGTCAGGTCCCCGAAGAACAGCGCGCTCGATCCGGAGTCCAGGAACGCGCCGTTAAACAGCGTGGCCCCGTTGAAGCTGGCCGTGAAGTTGCCGCCGGAGACGGTGGGGATCAGCGTTGCGCCGGTGCCGTTCAGGCCGTTGTTGCTCTGCGTGTCGATGCCGAACACCAGGGTGCCGGTTGCGGTAGTGCTGCCGCTGTCTGCAACTTGCGCCATTTCCAGAATCACGCCGTTGTTGTCTTGCGCGAACATCGTGGCCGGATTGGTGACCTGTTGAGAGAGGGTCGCCGTCGTGACATTGCCGGCGTTCGTGTAATAGAACTGGTCTTGCGGTGTGTTGACGCAGCCCGACCCGCAGTCCTGTTTGTTCACACCGATCCCGATGATGCCGTTCGCGCCGAGCGCGGTAGGCGCGCTCAGGTAGGTACCCGTGACGCAGGCGCTCGGCACGCTTGCCGTCAGCGCCGAGTCGGCCATGACGTGAATCGGTACGCTACCGGCAATCTCGGTTCCGAGCTTGACGTCGGCGGTGTGCACCGTACCCCACCCGTAGGCGCTGACGAAATCCGCGCATTCGGCGAGCGGCAAGCCGGAGCCTGTGTCGTTGACCGCGCCCAACGCGGCGAAAGTGGCGCTCGGAATGACCGAGCGGAACAGGCGCAGCCCATACGAGCCTGTGTCGACCAGCACGTTCGGAATGGTCGTGCAGGTGGCACCCGTCGCGTTCGTACCCGGCGCGCAGAGGGTGACGCTGACCATCGGCTGATTCTGGATACCGGTGGCCGACACCGTGACCGGAATCGCATTGGTCGAGTTGACGGCGGCCGGCACAGCCGAGGCGTCCACCGCGAGCGTGTTGCTCGACGATACGCTTGGGCTGTTGACCGGCGTGTTCGTGCCGTTCGACGTATTGGTCGCCGTGGGTGCCGGCGTGTCGCTGCCCCCGCCGCCGCCGCATCCGGCCAGACCCAGCCCGAGCGTCGCGACGATGATCCATGCAAGTTGGCGCATGTTGTTTCCTCGATTTTTTATTGGCGATTTATTTGATGTCGTCGGCGCTCACGCCCTGCGGCAACGCTTGCGGCAGATAGGCGCGTCCGTAGAAGGCGCCCATGTGGCCCCCGGTTTCGACGACGAGGGCCGACTGATGCACGGCAGCCGGTCCATGGCCGCCGCCGTTCGCGGTGTGCACCGCGGCGAGGCCTTGCACGTAGGACGGGAAATAGCTGCCCAGTAGCGTTTGCAGCGGAGCGATCGTCGGGCCGCGCCAACTGAGTCCGAAGACCGTGTTGCTGGCGCTCACGTACTCGCTGACCACGGTGCCCGAGGAGAGCGTGGTCTCGTTCACGGTATAGCTCGCCGCATTGCTGGTCGACGCCTGAGCGAGGCTCGCGGTGCGGGTGGCGCCGGTGCTTGCAGCGTAGGTCGGGGCGCTGCCGAGTGCGGCGTAGGCGGGCGTGAGCGCGGCCAGGTCCGCGGCAAGCGCGGCAAAGACCGCCAGCGTACGAAGTTGGGTTATTGTCATTTTGATCATCGGTGTTTTGAAAGCAGGTCTGCGATGTCGCGACACGCTGCTTGCGGTCGCTGGGAGCCGATCATACCGACGCGTCCGCCAATTGAACTGACGAATAGCGGTGTGGATTGGGTGTTGTTGGCGCAATAGAAAACAAGGCGAAAGTGCCGTCCAGCCCCGTCGCCGACCGCTGCCTATCGCGCGCCCGGCTCAAGCCCCATACCGGACGGCCGGTGTGTCCGCGAGTCCGGGCGTGGCGGACAACGGCTAAACCTTGGCGCATCCATTCGACGCTTCAGTCCGTACGTGACGAGGTAAAGGCCAGGAGTCACTCGGGCGGCGCTTGCAGCAGCGTGCAATGCGCGTACGCTATGCACAGCATGACGGGATAGACCTCATGATCACGAACCCGATTGTTCAACCCAAGGTAGCGATCGTAGCGAGCCTTCTGATCGGCGCGCTAACGCTCGCGGCGTTCTTGCTGCGGCCCGACACGGGCCGGCAGCCGGCGGAGCAATCCGGCTTCGGGCATCGTGACGCCTCGTCAGCCGCCGGCCCGGAGGGTCCGCGCTCCACCGCACTCGCGTCGGGCAAGGTGGCCGCACAGAGCCAGTCGGATGCCGACGTCGCGGTGGTTCTCGACGCGGTCCGCACCAGCCTGAAACGCGACGATCTTGCGTCCGCCCGAGTCCTGCTGGGCGCCGAGCAGGCGCTTTACGCAAACGATCCACGGGTCATCGCACTGCAGCGGGAACTGCAGGCGCGGGAAGAGGCGGGTGGTCATGGGATGGCCGTCGAACCTACGGTAGCGGGATCGGCGCCGCCGCCTGCGTCGTCGCGCTCGAGCCGGTATGTGGCGCGATACGCGGCCCGAGCCGAGCATGCTCACGGTGCTTCACCGCGGAGTCGCGAACGCGCTGGCAGTCCTGTGGAATATGCAGGAAGCGGGCACGTCCTGCCAACCGAGGCGGTATCGGATCCGGGTATGAGGCGGTCCGCGCCGAGCGTTGTCCCAGCTAACCCCGAGACGGATTCCACCGCACTGCGGGTGGTCCCTTCCGCGGTCGCAACCTCTTCGTCTTCTTCGTCTTCGTCTTCGTCTTCGCAATCAGGCGCGCTCCCGCCGCCGCTGACGCAGGCATCGCAGAACAACCCGAGCGCGCAGACCGTGCAGAGCGCGCAGGGTGCGCAACCAGACTCGACCACGACCACGCCAGCGCCGCCGGGCGCATCCACTCAAGCGCCGAAAACCCGTGCCCAGGTGCGCATGGAAGTGGAGCAGGCCCGCGCGGACGGCGCTCTGCCGCGTTTCGGCAACCCCGATCCCGCCGGACCGGGCGGCGCGCCGAGCCGCATCTCGCATGCCGTGGTGCTCGACTGGTAGCGTGTCGATTGAACGGCCTCAACCGAACCGGTAACCCGAGCCTCTCACCGTCTGAATCACCGGGCGCACGCCCAGCGCCGCCACCTTCTTGCGCAGGCGTCCCACATGTACGTCGACGAGGTTGGTGCTGGGATCGAAGCGGATACCCCACACGGCCTCGAGAAGCATGCTGCGCGTCAGCACCTGACCCGCGTGTCGCATCATGAATTCGAGCAGACGAAACTCGGTGGGCTGCAAACGCTCGGCGCTGTGCTGGTGCGCCATCCTGCGTTTGATCAGGTCCAGTTCCAGCTCGTCGATGCGCAAGACCGTCTTGGGACTGGGGAGGCCTGGCCGTCTGCGCAGCAGCACTTCCATTCTGAGCAGCATTTCTTCCGATGAAAACGGCAGGCAAAGATAATCGTCCGCTCCGGCGCGCAGTCCCTCGACGCGCTGCGCGGCGTCGGCGGTCGCGCTCAGCATCATGATGGGCGTTTCCAGGCCGATACCGCGCAAGGTCGTCACGACGGCGAGGCCATCGAGATCGGGCAGGATGCGATCGAGAACGACTGCGTCGTAGGGTCGCGCCATCGCGCGGCTCATACCGATGCGGCCCGACAGGGTCACGTCGACGCTAAAACCGCTTTCCTCCAGCGTAGGGACGAAGTCGCGCGTGACGTGTTCGCCACCCTCGATAGTCAAGACGTTCCGCATGAGCTGCTCTCCGTTGATAAGCACGGGTCTTCTTCGTAGGCGCTAACACGAGCACCGTCCGCTTTATTCCCATTTCCCCGCGGTTTTGCGCGCGAGCGGAATTTTTGTGGCGCAGCACCTGAATTTTCGTTTTGCCGGGAATAAAAGCCGGGCAAGCCGGGTTCTCCCACATGTAGGCCGACTCACATTCACAGGAGTTCATCATGAAGAAGATCGTATTTGCCGCGCTGTCTGTCGCCGTACTCGCATCGTCAAGCGCTTTCGCCGAAGGGAAGACACGCGCACAGGTGTATCAGGAACTGATCGAGGCCCAGCAAAACGGCCTTAACTTTGTAACCGATTCCTCGTATCCGGATGTAAATCCGATCTACGCGCAACAGGTGGCCCATATGAAACAACAGGCTCTGGCTTCCTCGGCAAACGCGAGCAAGATTGTTGGCGTCAATGTATCTGATAGTAGTGCAAACTAAATTGGCAAAGGTTCGCTGCTGGTCCTTCGCCCGTTCATCCGTCATCCGTTTAGGTTCGGTCTTGATCAATCAAGGAGATTGACATCATGAAAACGCTCATCTGTCTTAGCCTCGCCGTCAGTGCGCTCGCTAGCCCGGCGCTTAGCTTCGCGCAATCCACCAACGCTCCGGTCACGCGCGCCCAGGTGTATACCGACCTCGTGCGCCTCGAGCAAGCCGGTTATAACCCGTCGACCTCCGGCGACGCCAACTATCCCGCCGACATTCAAGCGGCCGAAGCGAAAGTCGCCGCGCAGGATAACGAAGGTCTCGCGAACAATGCCAACGCTGCCGCCGAAGCGACCGGCATGGGCGCGGGTCTTTCGGGATCCAGCGAAAGCGGCACGCATGCGCCGGTCAGGGGCACCGTGAACAACCCGGCATGCGTCGGTCCGGTCAGCTTTTGCTCGCTCTACTCCGGCAGCTAGGATCGCGATGACGGGCGAATTCGAATCTCCGCAAGTGGGCAGGCTCAAGTCGATGCATGACTGATTGTCGGGTTTGCCGCACTTGCGCGATTTATTCGTCGAGCTTCTTATTTCAGATGTGAGGTTCTGTTCGGATGCCAACCGCGGAGGCGTTACCCATGAAACCGATGCTCGGCTTGCTCGCGTTGTTTGTCGCAGCGTCCATCGTCACGGTGTTTGCCGGTTCCTACGGCGACGGTGTGGTGCGTGCGGCCGGCTATGTGGCGACGCTTGCATTGGGTGGCGTGATCGCGCTGCTGGTGCAAAGCTGGAAGAGCCGCCGCCCAGGCACTCGCCCGCCGCGTTAGCGTCCTGCACGCGTAAGACCTACCGGGTGGATGTCGTTTTTCCCTGGTAGCGCGACCCCTCGGCGCTTCTCCATGCGCCTCTCCCTCTCCTTGCTTGCCTCGCTTTCGGGTCCGCTACGGCGTGCCTGTTGCATCTTGACGTCTTCTACTCGTTCCATTCTTCGACCTGGCCCGCAATTTGCGTTGTAGAGGGCAGCCGCGACACGCTCGCTCATCGTCCAGGGAGGCCGCATGAACCAAGACCAGATCAAAGGCGTGGCCCTAAAGGCCAAAGGCAAGCTGAATGAAGCAGTCGGCAAGGCAACCGGCAATAGATCGCAAGAGCTTAAAGGCGGTTTGCAGCAGGCTGCCGGCGGAATCCGTCAAACCTTCGGCAAGGCCAAGGCGCGGATCAGGAAATCGCTCGGCTGACTCGTTGTCCGAGGCTCGTGACCGAGACTCGGGCGGCGCTGCCGGCAACCGTTGCATCGACTGATCGCTGCATCACTCTCTCTTCTACATAAAACAAGGAATCAATCATGCGTCGCCGACAATTCATTCTTTCGGGCAGTGCTGCTCTCGCCGCCAGCGGTTTCGCGCTGGCCGGCTGCACGACGACTCCGCCGTCCTCCGATACGGGCGCATCGCAAGATGCAGGCAAGCGTCAGACTATCAATGCGGGGGTCGACTCGACACTCTCCCGTCTCTATGACACCGTCCATGGCTCGCACGAACTCGTCGCCAAGGCGCAGGGCGTGCTGGTGTTCCCCTCGGTCATCTCGGCCGGCTTCTGGGTGGGCGGCCAGTACGGCCAGGGTGCGCTGCGCGTAGCAGGACACACCTCGGGGTACTACAGCATTGCAGCCGGATCGTTCGGTCTGCAGATCGGTGCGCAATCCAAGGCGATTGTGTTCCTGTTCATGACGCAGGACGCGCTCAACAAATTCCGCGAAAGTCAGGGCTGGGCGGCGGGTGGCGATGCAACCGTGGCTGTGCTGAAGGTGGGCGCGAACGGCGATATCGATACTTCGACCGCGACGAGCCCGGTGCAGGCCTTCGTCATGACCAACGAAGGGCTGATGGCCGGCGTCTCGCTGGAAGGCTCGAAGATTTCGCGGCTGGTGATCTGACCTCGGCTTAAACAGCCGGGTAGTGTAAGAGCGGCAAGACGGTCACGCGGTGACCGTCTTGCCGTTTGTGCAAGGTGCGCGGACGTTCAATGCCGGACGTTCAACGCAACACCGGCGACAACGCCCGCGAGCCGGCCGGGTTTTATGCCACCCCTTGAGCGTATGCCCCATGCCAGCCGCCGAGCAGGCGGTTGACGGTTTCCCGCGCGTCGCGAATAGCTTGCGAGAGGGCGTCTTCGGCTTCGCTTGCCGGACGCGATCCGGCGTCAGTGTGCTCGTAGCGGGCGGTGTAGCGCTCGCCGAGTTGCCGCGTGATCTGACGACGAACCCGCAGGCTGCGACCGTCATCCGCGACGGCCTCGACCTCGATCTGAAACCCGCGGTACGTCTCGCTGTGCGCTTGCGCCATGGCAATCGTGCCTCTGCGTTCGGTGGAATGAACCAGCGTCAACATCGGCTCAAGCCGCCACGGCGCTCAGCGGACGTTTCAGCAAACCCACCGCCAGCGCAGTGACGACGGTGCCCACCGCGATCGCGACCACATACATGCCGAGATGCGTGACGGCATTCGGAATCGGCAATACGAAAATGCCGCCGTGGGGCACCTTCAGTTCGACGCCGGCCGCCATCGAAATGGCGCCGGTGATGGCGGAGCCGACCACACAGGCCGGAATGATCCGCATCGGGTCGCGGGCCGCGAACGGAATCGCGCCTTCGGTGATGAACGCCATGCCGAGTACGGCCGCCGCATTGCCGGCTTCGCGTTCGTCCAGCACGAAGCGGTTGCGGAAGACCCAGGTGGCGAGGGCGATACCGAGCGGCGGCGTCATGCCGGCGGCCATCGCGGCTGCCATCGGCGTGTACACCTGGCTTGCGATCAGCCCA
Above is a genomic segment from Paraburkholderia phenazinium containing:
- a CDS encoding glutathione S-transferase family protein, which encodes MSLIIYGTSRSRALRVLWMATELGLEFDHEPLDWRDCRQNAAYRLVNPAGTIPSISDDGFVLAESLAINLYLAQKSGMLWPGNAKDQALTLQWTLWVATSLETAYTQWASHTYWLPEAARDAALAASAAAQMQGPLDHLERALARSEWLVGTAFSAADLNVASVISVVRRFEREKRPNVSNWLDRCCTRPAFQQAAKRP
- a CDS encoding MFS transporter, which encodes MLKWFTELSAPEKRTFWACFSGWGLDAMDTQMYALAIPTLIALWGMTRGQAGLLGTTVLIMAALGGWGAGILSDRYGRVRILQLTILWFSAFTLLSAFTNSFWQLMVTRSLQGIGFGGEWAVGAVLISETINREVRGRVVGALQAGWALGYGVAVLLSTIMFDYLPPAIAWRVLFGLGIFPAVLVLWIRRNIQEAPVYAKTRAQHKGKTSVWDVFSAPLRGTTLKAILLTFGIYGGNYVMITWLPAYLKLALHLSINSIGGYLALNILGSFAGAFLNGWMADRLGRRYTFITIACCQAVAVAIYTFAPISLTVTLFFGFLLGTLQSGTAAGTGAYIAELFPTSIRGSAQGLCGNAGRALGAVMPTLVGVLSAKVPLGAAMGLCAALSYFLVVAAAWMLPETRGRDLADVADPTEHTAHASRPGEAHS
- a CDS encoding O-methyltransferase — protein: MATELWNTVDDYFSRELVKSDAALEAALDASAKAGLRAISVAPNQGKFLHLLAKIHGARRILEIGTLGGYSAIWLARALPADGAMVSLEANPDYADVARANLAAAGLSGKVSVLTGLAAESLEELIRSKTPPFDFIFIDADKSSYPDYLRLTLQLSRPGTVIVADNVVRSGRLGDPANQEPDIVGIRSFFKMLAATPGADSTAVQTVGAKGWDGFSITIVSAAQTEANG
- the lplT gene encoding lysophospholipid transporter LplT — translated: MKRGFYTIIAAQFFSSLADNALLIAAIALLTEQHAPPWMTPVLKLFFVLSYVALAAFVGAFADAFPKGRVMFGTNLVKVVGCVAMLAGVPPLISYGIVGLGAAAYSPAKYGILTELLPPDRLVAANGWMEGTTVLSIVLGTVCGGILISPHIVQHMIHHPMPFTGHAPRAAILIITVIYLVAAVFNLRIPDTGVRYPPQQHGPIRLAQDFANCFTVLWTDRIGQISLAVTTLLWGAAQTLQFIVLQWAQHSLGLSLSQASILQAFVAIGVAVGAVVAAAKIPLRRALNTLPVGLAIGGSILMMAFFSHDLVPATWVVRIGPYHAPAYIAIACVFLACIGALSGFFVVPMNAVLQHRGHVLLSAGHSIAVQNFNENLSILVTLCLYTVLVWFHVSITTIIVIFSSFVIVVMLLIMRQHRANRLRDAAPHW
- a CDS encoding DUF3443 family protein, whose amino-acid sequence is MRQLAWIIVATLGLGLAGCGGGGGSDTPAPTATNTSNGTNTPVNSPSVSSSNTLAVDASAVPAAVNSTNAIPVTVSATGIQNQPMVSVTLCAPGTNATGATCTTIPNVLVDTGSYGLRLFRSVIPSATFAALGAVNDTGSGLPLAECADFVSAYGWGTVHTADVKLGTEIAGSVPIHVMADSALTASVPSACVTGTYLSAPTALGANGIIGIGVNKQDCGSGCVNTPQDQFYYTNAGNVTTATLSQQVTNPATMFAQDNNGVILEMAQVADSGSTTATGTLVFGIDTQSNNGLNGTGATLIPTVSGGNFTASFNGATLFNGAFLDSGSSALFFGDLTIPHASSSNSSLYIPTATVGRTATLFTGNSGTATVGFNIANGFTLSASGNNAFNDLGAYSSGTLDFGLPFFYGRHVYYGFTGATSTGGGTGPYVAYVSN
- a CDS encoding DUF2844 domain-containing protein, whose amino-acid sequence is MTITQLRTLAVFAALAADLAALTPAYAALGSAPTYAASTGATRTASLAQASTSNAASYTVNETTLSSGTVVSEYVSASNTVFGLSWRGPTIAPLQTLLGSYFPSYVQGLAAVHTANGGGHGPAAVHQSALVVETGGHMGAFYGRAYLPQALPQGVSADDIK
- a CDS encoding response regulator transcription factor; protein product: MRNVLTIEGGEHVTRDFVPTLEESGFSVDVTLSGRIGMSRAMARPYDAVVLDRILPDLDGLAVVTTLRGIGLETPIMMLSATADAAQRVEGLRAGADDYLCLPFSSEEMLLRMEVLLRRRPGLPSPKTVLRIDELELDLIKRRMAHQHSAERLQPTEFRLLEFMMRHAGQVLTRSMLLEAVWGIRFDPSTNLVDVHVGRLRKKVAALGVRPVIQTVRGSGYRFG
- a CDS encoding DUF4148 domain-containing protein, which codes for MKKIVFAALSVAVLASSSAFAEGKTRAQVYQELIEAQQNGLNFVTDSSYPDVNPIYAQQVAHMKQQALASSANASKIVGVNVSDSSAN
- a CDS encoding DUF4148 domain-containing protein, which encodes MMKTLICLSLAVSALASPALSFAQSTNAPVTRAQVYTDLVRLEQAGYNPSTSGDANYPADIQAAEAKVAAQDNEGLANNANAAAEATGMGAGLSGSSESGTHAPVRGTVNNPACVGPVSFCSLYSGS
- a CDS encoding CsbD family protein, which gives rise to MNQDQIKGVALKAKGKLNEAVGKATGNRSQELKGGLQQAAGGIRQTFGKAKARIRKSLG
- a CDS encoding BPSL1445 family SYLF domain-containing lipoprotein, whose product is MRRRQFILSGSAALAASGFALAGCTTTPPSSDTGASQDAGKRQTINAGVDSTLSRLYDTVHGSHELVAKAQGVLVFPSVISAGFWVGGQYGQGALRVAGHTSGYYSIAAGSFGLQIGAQSKAIVFLFMTQDALNKFRESQGWAAGGDATVAVLKVGANGDIDTSTATSPVQAFVMTNEGLMAGVSLEGSKISRLVI
- a CDS encoding DNA-binding protein, whose protein sequence is MLTLVHSTERRGTIAMAQAHSETYRGFQIEVEAVADDGRSLRVRRQITRQLGERYTARYEHTDAGSRPASEAEDALSQAIRDARETVNRLLGGWHGAYAQGVA